The genomic segment GGCAGCAGCAGGAGAAGGTGGTCTGTGTCTTCGGGTGATGGGAGCTGTGCAGCTTATGGTCTGGCAGATCTTGAATTCCACCCATCTTCCCTTTGACATCTTTAGCTACCCACTTTTAATCCCAAATAAAGGTGTTCAGCTCCCACCTGCGAGCTTTTGTTGTCTGTGCAGTACCTTCAGCAAGACCTGCTGCCCATCAGAAAGTTTTAGGCCTTTAATAATGGATGGCTCTGAGGAGTACTATGTCAGTGGCACAGTAACCCAAGCACCACCACAATTGCAGGGCATCAACAAATAGATCAGGAAACTGTAACACAGTGAGCCCACAAAGACAAAAGCATTTTGATGGTAAAACTATAGTGGTTGGGTTGTTTTGGTTGATTGTTTGTTTCCAGTTGAACTGGTCTTGGAAGAAAGAATAAGAGAGGCTGAGAAGAGGCTGATAATAGGCTTTGGAACATTAGTGTTGGTCACTCAGATCTATTTCCCTATTGATTTAGTCTTGAGGATCCCAAGCCTGCTAAAAGCCAGGCTGATGAATGACAACAATGCATAGTCATATCAGATGACCACTGCTGCCCTGAGATCTCAACAGAATTCCCTAACAAAGGCATTTGACCATTGCTTACAATAATaaactatttaaaaaatatatatatttcacctttatctaaccaggtaggccagttgagaacaagttctcatttacaactgcgaactggccaagataaagcaaagcagtgagacaaaaacaacaacacagagttacacataaacaaaagtacagtcaataacacaatagaacaaatctatgtacagtgtgtgcaaatgtagaagagtagggaggtaaggcaataaataggccatagaggcaaaataattacaattagcattaacactggagtgatagatgtgcagatgatgatgtgcaagtagagatattctggtgcaaaagagcaagaagataaataacaatatggggatgaggtagttgggtgtgctattttcagattggctgtgtacaggtacagtgatctgtaaACTGCTCTGAAAGCTGATGCTTTAAGTTAGTGAGGgggatataagtctccagcttcagtgatttttgcaattcgttccagtcattggcagcagagaactggaaggaaaggagaccaaaggaagtgttggctttggggatgaccagtgaaatatacctgctggagcgtgtgctacgggtgggtgttgctatggtgaccagtgagctgagataaggcggggctttccctagcaaagacttatagatgacctggagccagtgggtttggcgaagaatatgtagcgagggccagccaacgagagcatacaggtcgcagtggtgggtagtgtatggggctttggtgacaaaacggatggcactgtgatagactacatccagtttactgagtagagtgttggaggctattttgaaaatgacatcgccgaagtcaaggatcggtaggatagtcagttttacgagggtatgtttggcagcatgagtgaaggaggctttgttgtgaaataggaaaccgattctagatttaattttggattggagatgcttaatgtgagtctggaaggagagtttacagtctaaccagacacctaggtatttgtagttgtccacatattctaagtcagaaccatccagagaagtgatgctagtcaggcaggcgggtgcgggtagcaattggttgaagagcatgcatttagttttactagcatttaaaagcggttggaggccacagaaggagtgttgtatggcgttgaagcttgtttggaggtttgttaacacagtgtccaaagaatggtgatctgtttgttaacttggctttcgaagattttagaaaggtgtggtggatgaatcagagtggtggatgaatcagttgggtaacatagataattaagatgttttattagtataatatgcttatgtgagatacttgtcattagaaagtgtcctttggactctggtgtctttcagttgcacgtttcccttagctggggctcagtcacttggggcccagagaggggagaggtcagaattgttttttacatgtctctgttactatgcagaatatcagcaagagaggaggacagaatgatattgtcttcatatgtgaatgtctctttacctattcttaaaccatgtgaagggatggcgtgattaatggggaaccaattacttgtctccacaatgtctgtgagcaagtcactccctccttttctttattgtggggaggtttatggtagtgtctgggaccattgtatgtcctctcttagatctcgcacttatcctgtgatagtatatggcctagaggttcactcccctcagtgagcttgtccaggagtggggtcaagagggggtttgcttgagatgggagtatctagagttgacaattgatatatgccattggatgaaattgtgtttttgttctatgaagtaccagggacgagattagaacctcgtcattaATCGATCAAACTGAACggtaatttatagcgaatgctatctggctgtagatactcctctctaaagtaaacagtctttctttgtgaaccgttcctaactatctgtggtttgtcatgtcaaaagggGGTGGATATTTGGGTATAAaatatctcagtagccattgtgttaaaaccttcctggttcattcgagaaagtgcatcattgaaggtcacgtgcttttgcaaaagtatcttaagtattaaagatgtagtttaactcagactggtgtgtttgtaactctcctcatttggcaatgcagaaattagccaccacaaagGCATGGCagaatggatataggtctataacagtttgggtctagtgtgtctcccctttaaagagggggattaccgcggcagctttctaatctttggggatctcagacgatatgaaaaagaggttgaacaaggggggggggcttgggcaagttgctacagggggtgcagagctgttggtcgGGGTAggtgtagccaggtggaaagcatggccagccgtagaaagatgcttattgaaattatcgattatcttagatttatcggtggtgacagtgtttcctagcctcagtgcagtgggcagctgggaggaggtgctcttattctccatggacttcactGTGTCCCACATTTTttgggaattagtgctacaggaagcaaatctctgtttgaaaaagctagccttcgctttcctaactgactgtgtatattggttcctgacttccctgaaaagtttcatatcgcgggggctgttcgatgctcatgcagaacaccacaggatgtttttgtgctggtcaagggcagtcaagtctggggggagccaagggctatatctgtaattagttctacattttttgaatggggcatgcttatttaagatggtgaggaaagcacttttaaagagcaaccaggcatcctctactgatgggatgaggtcaatatccttccaggatacctggaccaggtcgattagaaaggcctgctcgctgaagtgttttagggagcgtttgacagtgatgaggggtggtcgtttgaccgcagacccattacggatgcaggcaatgaggcagtgatcgctgagatcctggttgaagacagcagaggtgtatttagagggaaagttggtcaggatgatatctatgagggtgcccatggttatggatttagggttgtacctggtaggttccttgataatttgtgtgagattgagggcatctagcttagattgtaggacagctTGCGGCGTTGTGGCGttcttcaacaaagatggctgacaaaacattacggtggaaccagatgtaagttgttataacatcataacgagtcaaacaaaaaatgtacaattgagaggaatatgttagttaatgtagagacaaacgtttgtgcatatttttttttcataaagttaatttacgaaaatcgatATTTAGCAAGTTCTCTGACTAGCTAATATTAGTCAGCTAACTAGTGTTAGGAGAATGAATTTGTAAttcgtgttgtttaatgttttagggactcctgagaaaaccaggctgttgtcttgtgaaacagtggatgtaaagaatctaactagctaaagcatttactgcaaattgaatgtacaattgtgtaagcttgccttgcaatgcagctgaagtaacatagctagctaactatttacttgcttattgtgtagtggaggataaaaataattGTATGCCTATGGATATGTAGCTTGCTACAGTATTTAGCCGATCTGtttatggaccctaaaacgttaggttctgaactaatattcataccaatctatgaacctAAGCCATCATAGTTGTTttatcaacttcaagtctgaatggcattaatgaagcctatggatagagtataatataataactttattgtgccaaggatgcaagtcctatatacatgtgTACTATAGTTATTACAATGcatgagattcccacattgtagcctgtacattaaatatattcactgatcatgtactctaccttggcaactAAAGATGCGGTTCAGGTATGAAcctctgagacattctttttcagtcatatcaaactccattatttgaatgatgctgtgtctgcatgtatttattacaattatacacttcaacagtgtttgccactcctgctcctgggacatcaatgattacacattgtaactatgtaCTACaaacatgattgatttgtaattcatttaTACAGAAAAAAAAcgatgcatatctaactcccttcatctgcattaatctgaggacacaggatagtttttcaatgagatacttaatttcaaccagtggaaaatgtgaaatgctttattgaaagaagttcattatccaggtgtataaatacataaatgcattataattatgataattgtaatattataaatacaagttcaatctgtacttcaaagcacatatggtgtgcattataaaggAAGAAAggcgaggtggggagagaggtgtagaagacagaaagggaaagagctAAGAACAGTGGAAGACCGCATTTGattcatgaattacagtgctaccctaatattctctcagttcatcacaattgcgttgtctcctaaccagccttgggcccccagttggcccgaaggttatcttaagagcgggtgaggtggcgatgacgggactggcttcctctctcacatcaaaacatacctgaaGACGAgtgacagatggatagagagagcatgattaagccttgtttttttattctaatttattattatttcattgtaaagcatctctttaataatactttctgttgacccgaccaagtgacatCTTACTTATGATCATGCTGTGCactctgtgtcagccagttcagatgcgggaggggttcaccaaaacagctgatataacctagaggatttagggagaagggggagagggatgaagtgaagaagagagactgttattgtgtgtgtgttgtctcaccTGGTCTtcacactaagtggctacagagtactttatgctgaaaaacagacacatgaggacaaacaatagaagataatgtcaatagaagatactgtatgtgatgGAGACAGTTACCTGTATCATTTAAATATAGAAGGCtgtgtctcaccacttggttattgcaaggctaacccccagggaaatcatgacttggcagcaacagatagtccagtgaaaatggctgtgttcacgtggtgtaaatctgaaaattagcagctgacattTTAAGGTTTTTTAAATTAATGCATGTAAGACAGGTACAACAAGACAGGCCgagatggagaaaaagaacacagaacagtttaattacctctggttatggacacttttgccagcaataaagcttccacggcctgttcctcggacagtgaacatctggcaatatctacattttcgaccccttgatcagctcgctctctgaaagtaaagaaaacagcttatgttttatagatatgaaacaataactgagatatgaccgttccatctaaagcagcagatttttaggatacgtcaatacagcccagtgctgcttacctgagatgccatcttcATAGGTGTCCGCtttgacttcctttgtgtcgctaactagctagccattccACACCGGTTACACCCGACTcgaaaaaatctaaatatacacattgcgagatatttgacgaaatagacagacatgcctatatttcccccataggaaacaatgggaatgccgcagagttccaatattatttttgtttgtttacattttaactataaaacaacgtgagcaggtctcattgccaacaatagcgaagcaggcattgtgacgttgaacaataagctgggaatagaacgttcggaaggcgagttggtgccacggtgctcaatagaactaataggagctggcagggtgaaaaatgcacaaaaataaGGCCTGTTGTTTCGCGATTACTTCAAATCAACGGCAAGCAGCTGGGAAATATggtcatattatgaaactgggctccacggcGGATGCAATTAACTAGTTTTGTATCAGAAAAGAACATTGATAAAAATGTCATGTGTCCAGCCTACTATCTACacggatttcagagcactctcgtctgagtgtaccagagcgcagaataattacTTTACAAGTGCTCAACCCCATTggatatggccggtgtcagtaaacgtcgggaaaaaagcgtaattaaattgtttccagcagcacatttacagtcaccaacactctgcttaacatgaaaactgccttaccagctctactagggcgagtaaaatggtcagagtggtctcatttgtgtctggaagtagctagcctcctcggcccgaacgtccagtgtgcgctccgagagcgaaacggtctGAATTGACAAACTGTATTGACAATTTTTCTCTGAatggaaacaccataatattaataaaattcattaagccaaatttcttaaaatcaatcccatatactatgttattacaaaaaaggttttaaattctctggtaatgccaatacagatttctatcaaatgcttctcaaagatgccccctggtggtcaaactagcaataacttgcagtaacaaaAGAAATGGCTGAGACGTGCCACATTATGCTGCAGCAGCATgcaaggtgtgccgcagtatgacgcaacttttaaaggaggaaccactgtagctgcgatgatccgatgtaaaggttcagagcttgcagtaggaatccggagatgtggtagcgAAAAAGCAGTCCatatgctcagggttgatattgcgctgtgcagactggcaggtatttaACAAGCTGAGGCTTGctggtgtccgagttaacggtgaagaccgctaacagtggctaactgactactagctactagctagttagctggctagcttctgatgggggttccggttctaaagtataaaaatagcagatccgtaccacattgggtgaggtgggttgcaggagagtatattcagtccgtagatggaaagtgagattaaaatacaTACGGAAAAACAATATTTACATGGGACGGGACATGACAAAACACACGTCCAACTGCTACTCCATCTTGGAACCATATGTATTAGTGTGGTGCCTTTCTGGATCACCAATACAGAAGCCATACATCAAGTAAACAGAAATAAACTCTCTATGAACTGAATTCCAACCTTTTTCACTGGgctggcaggcagcctagtggtaaaaagcattgggccagtaaccaaaaagtatCTGGTTGAAATCCCAAAATAAATTAGGTGAAGAGATAGAGGCTGATACTTCTTCCTGCTGTTGCACCCTTGAGCTTCATCGATTGGAACTGAATTGGACAGCTGACAGCGGCGTGCTGCGGTAATGGAAAAGAAAGGCATTTCACCGTACTTGTGCACATGACAATAGAAACTTGGAAAGTTGGCATGAAAAATTATAAGAATTgtttctttatttaacttggcaagtcagttaagaacaaattcttatttacaatgacggcctacccgtgCCAAATcctaacgacactgggccaattgtgcgccgcccgatgagactctcaatcacagccggttgtgatacagtcttgaatcaaaccagggtctgtagtgacgcctctgcactgagatgcggtgccttagaacaatttctcaagcaagaattttgattGGTCTGTCTGGGAGtgatctgagtggggaggggaaatctgaaaactagctgttattggtggaaaggtttggaactctttcttattggcgtcaccaggcaggccaaaactccctcccaccaaaacaggcttaaatttcaggcagtcttttcaaacagcgctTACACTCAAAGGGAATTATCATAATTTTAACAATTCCATAgtgttattccaacctcataatgtggacatatatatactgctcaaaaaaataaagggaacactaaaataacacatcctagatctgaataaatgaaataatcttattaaatacttttttctttacatagttgaatgtgctgacaaaatcacacaaaaataatcaatggaaatccaatttatcaacccatggaggtctggatttggagtcacactcaaaattaaagtggaaaaccacactacaggctcatccaactttgatgtaatgtccttaaaacaagtcaaaatgaggctcagtagtgtgtgtggcctccacgtgcctgtatgacctccctacaacgcctgggcatgctcctgatgaggtggtggatggtctcctgagggatctcctcccagacctggactaaagcatccgccaactcctggacagtctgtggtgcaacgtggcgttggtggatggagcgagacatgatgtcccagatgtgctcaattggattcaggtctggggaacgggcgggccagtccatagcatcaatgccttcctcttgcaggaactgctgacacactccagccacatgaggtctagcattgtcttgcattaggaggaacccagggccaagcgcaccagcatatggtctcacaaggggtctgaggatctcatctcggtacctaatggcagtcaggctacctctggcgagcacatggagggctgtgcggccccccaaagaaatgccaccccacaccatgactgacccactgccaaaccggtcatgctggaggatgttgcaggcagcagaacgttctccacggcgtctccagactctgtcatgtctgtcacatgtgctcagtgtgaacctgcttttatctgtgaagagcacagggtgccagtggcgaatttgccaatcttggtgttctctggcaaatgccaaatgtcctgcacggtgttgggctgtaagcacaacccccacctgtggacgtcgggccctcataccaccctcatggagtctgtttctgaccgtttgagcagacacatgcacatttgtggcctgctggaggtcatttcgcagggctctggcagtgctcctcctgctcctccttgcacaaaggcggaggtagcggtcctgctgctgggttgttgccctcctacggcctcctccacgtctcctgatgtactggcatgtctcctggtagcacctccatgctctggacactacgctgacagacacagcaaaccttgccacagctcgcattgatgtgccatcctggatgagctgcactacctgagccacttgtgtgggttgtagactccgtctcatgctaccactagagtgaaagcaccggcagcattcaaaagtgaccaaaacatcagccagtaagcataggaactgagaagtggtctctggtcaccacctgcagaaccactcctttattgggggtgtcttgctaattgcctaatttattttcaatcagtgttgcttcctaagtggacagtttgatttcacagaagtgtgattgacttggagttacattgtgttgtttaagtgttccctttatttttttgaacagtgTATAAAACACAGGTAAATCACAATtgtgactgcactgggcctttaaacataCAGCAGCATAACTTTACGCTTATACAACTCTGTCATATGGTAAAGAAAGCCAACTATAGCCTATAAATCTGACCTGAAAATGCAGGGTGAATTACAGAAATGTGTATAAATACCCGCCAAGGAGGCAGGAATAACACAAATATTCTCAGTTTATACCAATAAACCTCTTATAGAAAGTGAATGGCGCCATCTAGCGTATTGCTATATATTGCATGGCATTACAAACTGCACGTCCTCCCACAGTGATAGAGCGCTGAAGTGAATTGAATGTAAACAAACTACCTGCTTACTTCTCGTTCGTTGGAAATTGGGAAATGGCATGCAGTGTGGTAGAGGAGAAACCAAACTCTTCATTCATGACCCACAGAGTTTTAAAACATGCCTTTGATTGTCATTAAACTAGAATAGATTGTCATTAACGTTAAGTTAGCATACTACTCTTTTGAAGCACTTGGTAAGTTTTCAAATGACACCAACTCTGCATATTTGAATTATTCAAACGTTCGAATGATATTCCTCAATTACTTTAAATTATGAATTTGTTGAATTTCTACAAAATATGAAATACTACATTTCATCAAATTTTTATTGAATCTTTACAAGGAATGACATCCCGTATCCCACTAGAAAGGCTTTCTAAGATACTTAATATTTGAAAAATACCTCTGTTAACTTCACAATGACATCACTTTTAGAGACACCTTTGACGGGCAGATCTGGATAAATCCAGGTTTACTGGCGTCTTTACATTTTCCAATAGAGAAGTATGGGAAGAGTCTTTCATTGAATGTGTCTTTGTGAGTGTAGATTTGGGACATGTCACAGGGGTCATAGAAGGACAATCACCCCCCTCGTGCGGTATTCTAGTTGCACCATAATCATTTGGGGTCTGCTCTTCAGAGCATGAAGCTTAGCCTCTGGATCTGTATACTCACTATTTTCCAAACCTAGAGCCCAGATTCCATATTTTGGTTTTATGAATGTCCTATCTTTTCTGTTGATTGACTCTTTAGCCACACCCACACTGGGTGGTTCCCCACATCCACCTCCCAGCTGTGCTTTCCTGAGGTGAACCCTTCAGAATCCAAAACGTTTGCGTTAAACGTGCATCGATCCGGATGATCTGTCAGCTTCTGCTGCGTGCCTGTGTTTCACACACTGGTCAGATCATCAGACAAAGTGAGAAAGCTGGGAGAAATATTGGGGTCCAGAATCACAGGAGCTTAAAGATAATGAAATACGCTGTCAGTTCCATATAGTGTATAACTTTTCTTTGGTATAGCTACATCATGAAAACTGACTATAATGACAAGTTGTgacacaaataaaatgttatgtttAACCTACTCTATCAACGACAATGCATCATATTAATCACAAACATATTCTCTTTTCAGTGTTACTCACTGTGGTTAACAATCACCAGCATCTTCTCCCAGAGTCTAAATTTGAGGTTACCCAGGACTTTTTTGGCCACATGTATGAGCACTCCCGATATAATCTTTGGATTCTGTGGTGTGCACTGCAGCTGGGCCCAACAACTATAAAGGATAATAATGGGTGAGTGTTTACTTACATTGTAAGGAGTCACTGGACAAGGAAAGTGACCTAATCAGTAATGTTAGCATTTTAACCAAAAAACAATGGAAATCAATGAACCTGATATCAACATGTTTTAAATCAATGCCCAAATCATCTCAGAGATACTTCAAACCAAGTCATTGAGCTACACAATCCTTTCAGGTAGTTTGGTTGGTTTATAATTGTACTTACTGTCCATATGGTTTTTGATCAAATTAGGAGTAGCACTTATCAATTAAGAGTATGCTTTGATTTATTGCTAATCCAATATGGCCGCTTGATTTCGAATTTCTGCTCGATCATTGCATTCATTCATGATGCACATTGGTGTGTTCCAGTACAATTGTACTCGAGTTGAGCTTGGCACCAAGCTTCTTCCAGCAATTCATGAACACCATCCATTAACATTTTGAGATgggatttttaggccatatcgttTATGTGTAAGAAGAGTCAGTTCTCTATATCAGTAACAAACAGATTCTGTATGATATTTGGGAAATAAAAGACATTGGACATACCTCATTTGGATGCTTTTGTAGCTCTAGCAAtgataagaaaaaaaaacacaattctaATGATATTATGCTAGAATATAGTCAAGAATACATTGGAATATTTTATGGAGATAACCGATTGATTATACCTTAGACAAGAAAACAAATCTGAAGCCATCATCATAATGGATCCTATCTCAACAGCTGCAGCAATGTCCCTCTATTCTAATCAGCACCAGCTCTTTTGGGGGAATGGTTATCCACAATCATACTGATGGCACTGCATATTGTTGTGGTGATAAGATTATCTAATCCTTACCCTCAAACTGAACTGCAAGCATTGCATGTCTGTTTTCCTAACTAACAGATGCCACATACAATGTTTGTAGTCTAGATTTGGGATTACTATGTACATACCTTCAGAAAGCGCAAATCCTGCTTTAGCTCTTGTTCCAAAGTAGTGATACTCTTTGTAAGAGGTGAGATTTGGTCGTGAATGATCTTCATTTCTGTGGTCATAGAATCTTTCTTCTGCTCCTCTTCCTTCCTCAGTTCACCTAGTCTGGCCTTCTCTTCATCTCTCAGAAACTGGTGGAGCTTCTCAAACTCCAACTTTATCTGCCTCTCAGTGTCCACCAATTGTGTCTATGACAATGAAGCATCTTAATTAACGAAAATACCTGGTTGGGGCTGGAAATATCATGATTTTGGTAGAAAGGTAGAAAACTAGAAGAATACATAGAACATTTTAGAACAATTAATAGAAAACACACATTTTAAAAGCGCAAAgcaaagaagtatgttcaatttATTTCAGATAAAGgactatatttttattttatttttggtcTTCAATTTACAATACACTTACCTTTGTGTGTTGAATAATATGCTTATATTTCCTCTCACTCCATAATATCTTCCGCTTGTCCTGCAGAAACTTTAGGTCCAGCTTCAGCTATTCCTGTTTGACATTGTATGGGTTGTTAATATAGCCATATAGCGTACAACTACATTCACAAAACTACATTCACAGGTCACTTCATATACTGTTTACATATTGTTTCTTACtcaatatgtacagtatgtactgtattttagaCAAAGCTCATCCTAATATACAGAgccggaaagtattcacactccttgactttttccacattttgttatgtta from the Salmo trutta chromosome 36, fSalTru1.1, whole genome shotgun sequence genome contains:
- the LOC115176123 gene encoding tripartite motif-containing protein 35-like, whose amino-acid sequence is MTTEMKIIHDQISPLTKSITTLEQELKQDLRFLKSYKSIQMSCWAQLQCTPQNPKIISGVLIHVAKKVLGNLKFRLWEKMLVIVNHTPVILDPNISPSFLTLSDDLTSV